Proteins encoded within one genomic window of Calonectris borealis chromosome 1, bCalBor7.hap1.2, whole genome shotgun sequence:
- the LOC142089366 gene encoding 3 beta-hydroxysteroid dehydrogenase/Delta 5-->4-isomerase-like, with amino-acid sequence MSLAGVSCLVTGAGGFLGQRIVRLLLEEEEALAEIRLLDKAFSNEALGRFGKFQGKTEVKILEGDIRDATFLHRACQGVSLVIHTASIIDTLGLIEKQLLWEVNVRGTQLLLEACVRCNVQHFIYTSTIEVTGPNCKGDPIFNGDEGTAYKSISKSPYAQSKRLAEDSVLKADGQVLKDGGTLMTCALRSMYIFGEGCPFLQGHLDKCLLNKNVYLRFSKKEALVNPVYVGNIAWAHVQAAKALRVPQKARCIRGQFYYISDDTPHMSYADLNYELTRDLGFGIEPRLPMPLTMLYYFSLLLEIMSFLLRPFFRYIPSTNRHLVTLLNTPFTFSYRKAQKDFGYMPRYTWEEAKQCTGQWIASVAPQRREYLKSKAA; translated from the exons ATGTCCCTGGCTGGGGTAAGCTGTCTGGTGACAGGAGCAGGAGGATTTCTCGGCCAGAGGATTGTCCGCTTGCTGTTGGAAGAAGAGGAGGCACTGGCTGAGATCCGACTGCTGGACAAAGCCTTTAGCAATGAAGCACTCGGGAGATTTGGAA AATTCCAGGGTAAGACTGAGGTGAAAATCCTGGAAGGGGACATCCGAGATGCGACGTTCCTGCACCGTGCCTGTCAGGGGGTCTCCCTCGTCATCCACACAGCTTCCATCATTGATACCTTGGGCCTCATAGAGAAGCAGCTGCTCTGGGAAGTCAATGTAAGAG GTACTCAGCTACTGCTGGAGGCATGTGTCCGCTGTAACGTCCAGCACTTCATATATACCAGTACCATAGAAGTGACAGGCCCAAACTGCAAAGGTGACCCAATTTTCAATGGTGATGAAGGTACAGCTTATAAGAGCATATCAAAATCTCCTTACGCCCAGAGTAAGAGACTGGCAGAGGATTCTGTGCTGAAAGCAGATGGCCAGGTGTTAAAGGATGGTGGCACGCTGATGACTTGTGCCCTGAGATCCATGTACATTTTCGGAGAAGGATGCCCATTTCTTCAAGGGCATCTGGATAAGTGCCTGTTGAACAAAAATGTCTACCTGCGCTTCTCCAAGAAGGAGGCTTTGGTGAACCCCGTCTATGTGGGGAACATCGCCTGGGCACATGTGCAGGCAGCCAAAGCCCTGCGGGTCCCACAGAAAGCCAGGTGCATCAGGGGGCAGTTCTACTACATCTCAGATGACACTCCTCATATGAGCTATGCAGATCTAAATTATGAGCTGACCAGGGACCTGGGGTTTGGAATTGAGCCCCGGCTCCCCATGCCTCTGACAATGTTGTATTACTTCTCACTGCTGCTGGAGATCATGAGCTTCTTGCTCAGGCCCTTTTTCAGATACATCCCTTCCACCAACCGTCACCTGGTCACTCTACTGAACACCCCATTCACCTTCTCGTATAGAAAAGCACAGAAGGATTTTGGCTACATGCCCCGCTACACGTGGGAAGAGGCCAAGCAGTGCACTGGTCAGTGGATAGCCTCCGTGGCCCCACAGAGAAGGGAGTACTTGAAAAGCAAGGCTGCCTAA
- the HAO2 gene encoding 2-Hydroxyacid oxidase 2, which produces MAMVCLSDFEAYAKKYLPKIAWDFFAAGADDCSTRDENILAYQRIRFRPRMLRDVSVMDIRTTLLGTEISFPVGIAPTGFHQLAWPDGEKSTARAAKAMNTCYIASTYSTCTLEEISAAAPGGLRWFQLYIHRNRAVSQQLVQRAEALGFQGLVLTADLPYTGKRRDDVRNGFRLPPHMKLKNLEGAFEGDDRSEYGLPPNSLDPSVTWNDIYWLRSLTHLPIIIKGILTKEDAELAVRHGVQGIIVSNHGGRQLDGGPATIDALVEVVEAVQGRVEVYLDGGIRKGSDVLKALALGAKCVFIGRPALWGLAYKGEEGLQDVLRILQEEFRLSMALAGCASVSEIGQHLVQFSKL; this is translated from the exons ATGGCTATGGTGTGTCTTTCAGACTTCGAAGCTTATGCTAAAAAGTATTTACCCAAGattgcttgggatttttttgcagcTGGAGCAGATGACTGTAGCACCCGAGATGAAAACATCCTGGCATATCAAAG AATTCGTTTCCGGCCACGTATGCTGCGGGACGTATCCGTGATGGACATTAGGACTACGCTCCTGGGGACTGAAATCAGCTTTCCTGTAGGAATCGCCCCGACTGGCTTCCACCAGCTAGCATGGCCTGATGGAGAGAAAAGCACAGCCAGAG CGGCCAAAGCGATGAACACCTGTTACATTGCCAGCACGTACTCCACCTGCACGCTGGAGGAGATctccgcggccgcccccggcggccTCCGGTGGTTCCAGCTCTACATCCACCGCAACAGGGCGGTTTCCCAGCAGCTGGTCCAACGGGCGGAGGCCTTGGGTTTCCAGGGCCTCGTCCTCACCGCAGATCTGCCCTACACGGGCAAAAGACGTGATGATGTCCGCAATGGTTTCCGCCTTCCTCCCCACATGAAACTGAAGAACTTGGAAGGAGCCTTTGAG GGAGATGACCGTTCTGAGTACGGACTGCCACCCAACAGCTTGGATCCTTCGGTCACGTGGAACGATATCTACTGGCTGAGGAGCCTGACCCACCTGCCCATCATCATCAAAGGCATCTTGACGAAAGAAGATGCAGAGCTGGCAGTGAGACATGGAGTTCAGGGAATTATTGTGTCCAATCATGGTGGAAGACAACTGGATGGAGGACCTGCCACT ATTGATGCTCTGGTTGAAGTTGTGGAGGCAGTACAAGGCAGAGTCGAAGTTTATTTAGATGGTGGAATACGAAAAGGAAGTGACGTATTAAAAGCACTGGCACTGGGAGCAAAATGCGTCTTTATTGGAAGACCAGCTTTATGGGGTCTGGCTTACAAG GGTGAAGAAGGTCTTCAAGACGTTTTGAGAATTTTGCAGGAGGAGTTTCGTTTGTCGATGGCCTTAGCTG GCTGCGCCAGTGTCTCAGAGATTGGCCAACACCTAGTTCAGTTCTCAAAGCTGTGA